A part of Melittangium boletus DSM 14713 genomic DNA contains:
- a CDS encoding carboxypeptidase-like regulatory domain-containing protein codes for MRHRGWVGAVLVGGLLMAGVVAWLFTGFPHDSQANAPPPRPVSSSGPAAVRPTVPSPPAESRSIRGTVRNARGPVSGAVVLASQAMAGEPLSERVCADDLMHVPDGSLIECSSSERMLELVTQREGEVPVLARGTSLADGSFSLEGLSEGAYTLWVESPEGVGLRRDVVAGQDGVDLMLGGGSRLSGRVTDARREPLAGVLVTAVFTGHSRFFEALTDARGRYDLGPLPRGDYFVAASHQGLMPESTTLRLHLPDVEQAFSLYSPMRVSGHVMSKTGEPVVGTEVRLDKPERTVRTDERGRFSFDGLSVHQTYALTATQEGFMAREEISFAMSGQDLATVPPDVTGIELWLGEPFAEVAGWVRDEQGQPVANAVVSLHSGRGCVSKHFQVNADARGQYHLGPLPSRKYSFRVSSPEGRLAHSSSRELSEGRNTVDFTLQRRLLAEGTLVDERGLPVAGESVSLFETSNEQWITTETSGPDGRFSLDASRRLEPCIDPTVCVPQEERPPGSYLLVVGSGWSEGHRERDHSEQVRVPSSELRLRVARPPTVEGEVVDETGQPVPRADVGLWSVDAPGREVEFASGRTDSRGRFSLVAPHPGRYRLSAALQHASYSQLATQEVELDAAGAQARLRFEAGHPLGGIVVDRTGAPVEGATVAFHSQLWSIVHLEDTHAEATTGPDGRFAFSYVSGEAGALSVRKEGYQMAEPWREDAPEQMRLDPSAREVRVVLARTARLRARFVRADGSPIPRFTVNGEEMDDEEGRFEWPILRTGPLALELSVDGELIPGAAPVRRTLSVRQEVDQDVGTITLRR; via the coding sequence CCGCCGTGCGCCCCACCGTGCCCTCGCCTCCGGCGGAGTCTCGGTCCATTCGAGGCACGGTGCGGAACGCTCGGGGACCTGTCTCGGGCGCGGTGGTGCTCGCTTCCCAGGCCATGGCGGGCGAGCCCTTGTCGGAGCGGGTCTGCGCGGATGACTTGATGCATGTTCCCGACGGTTCCCTCATCGAGTGTTCCTCCTCGGAGCGGATGCTCGAACTCGTGACTCAGCGGGAGGGAGAGGTTCCCGTTCTCGCCCGGGGCACGTCCTTGGCGGACGGTTCCTTCTCCTTGGAGGGATTGTCGGAGGGGGCCTACACGCTCTGGGTGGAGAGCCCCGAAGGCGTGGGACTGCGGCGGGATGTGGTCGCGGGGCAGGATGGGGTGGACTTGATGCTCGGCGGAGGTTCCCGGTTGTCGGGACGCGTCACCGACGCGCGTCGGGAGCCCTTGGCCGGAGTGCTCGTCACCGCCGTCTTCACCGGTCACAGCCGCTTCTTCGAGGCCCTCACGGACGCGCGGGGCCGCTACGACCTGGGACCACTGCCCCGAGGCGACTACTTCGTGGCCGCCTCCCATCAGGGCCTGATGCCCGAGTCCACGACCCTCCGGCTCCATCTTCCCGATGTGGAGCAGGCGTTCTCCCTGTACTCGCCGATGCGGGTCTCGGGCCATGTGATGTCCAAGACGGGCGAGCCCGTCGTCGGGACGGAAGTCCGGCTCGACAAGCCCGAGCGCACGGTGCGCACGGATGAGCGGGGCCGCTTCTCCTTCGACGGGCTGTCCGTCCACCAGACCTATGCTCTCACCGCGACCCAGGAGGGGTTCATGGCTCGCGAGGAGATCTCCTTCGCCATGTCGGGACAGGACCTGGCCACGGTGCCGCCCGACGTGACGGGGATCGAGCTGTGGTTGGGGGAGCCCTTCGCCGAGGTGGCGGGTTGGGTCCGTGACGAACAGGGGCAGCCGGTCGCGAACGCCGTCGTCTCGCTTCATTCTGGGCGCGGGTGTGTGTCGAAGCACTTTCAAGTGAATGCGGACGCTCGGGGCCAGTATCACCTCGGGCCGTTGCCTTCGCGGAAGTACTCCTTCCGCGTCTCCTCTCCGGAGGGCCGCCTGGCCCACTCGTCGTCGCGAGAACTCTCCGAGGGACGAAACACCGTGGACTTCACCCTCCAGCGCCGCCTCCTCGCCGAGGGTACCCTGGTGGACGAGCGGGGCCTTCCGGTCGCGGGTGAAAGCGTGTCGCTCTTCGAGACCTCGAACGAGCAGTGGATCACCACCGAGACGTCTGGACCAGATGGGCGCTTTTCCCTGGACGCGAGTCGGCGGCTCGAGCCCTGTATCGATCCAACCGTGTGCGTTCCCCAGGAGGAACGCCCACCGGGTTCCTACCTGCTCGTGGTGGGCTCGGGCTGGAGCGAGGGCCATCGGGAGCGGGACCATTCCGAGCAGGTGAGGGTTCCTTCGTCGGAGCTGCGTCTACGGGTCGCGCGTCCGCCCACCGTGGAGGGCGAGGTGGTGGACGAGACGGGCCAACCCGTGCCCCGGGCGGATGTGGGCCTCTGGTCCGTGGATGCTCCGGGGCGTGAGGTGGAATTCGCGAGCGGTCGAACGGACTCACGGGGACGGTTCTCGCTCGTGGCGCCCCACCCGGGTCGCTACCGGCTCTCCGCGGCACTGCAGCACGCCTCCTATTCGCAACTCGCCACCCAGGAAGTGGAGCTCGATGCGGCGGGAGCCCAGGCGCGGCTGCGCTTCGAGGCGGGGCATCCCCTCGGCGGCATCGTGGTGGACAGGACAGGGGCTCCCGTTGAAGGGGCCACCGTCGCGTTCCACTCCCAACTGTGGTCGATCGTGCACCTGGAAGACACCCACGCGGAGGCCACGACCGGGCCCGATGGGCGCTTCGCCTTCTCCTATGTCTCGGGAGAGGCGGGCGCGCTGTCGGTGCGCAAGGAGGGCTACCAGATGGCCGAGCCCTGGCGAGAGGACGCGCCGGAGCAGATGCGCCTGGATCCGTCAGCGCGGGAAGTGCGCGTCGTCCTCGCACGAACGGCGAGGCTTCGTGCCCGGTTCGTCCGCGCGGATGGCTCGCCCATTCCCCGCTTCACCGTGAATGGCGAGGAGATGGATGACGAGGAGGGGCGCTTTGAATGGCCCATCCTGCGGACGGGGCCCCTCGCCCTGGAGCTCTCCGTCGACGGAGAGTTGATTCCCGGCGCCGCTCCCGTGCGGCGAACCCTGTCCGTGCGGCAGGAGGTGGACCAGGACGTGGGGACGATCACCTTGCGTCGGTGA
- a CDS encoding cation-translocating P-type ATPase, producing the protein MNDQPLGRTPTSPWHALPPDKVLESLESREEGLTNEQARERLERYGPNVLRRQKSDGPLVLLWRQINSPFIWVLIASAVLAILLGKVTDGLVVAAVVVLNTIIGFIQEYRAGKAIEALNQMVPENTTVVREGRKLSVPAEQLVPGDVVQVASGDKVPADMRLLSARNLSVEEAALTGESVPARKDVTPVAEDTELGDRASLVFGGTLVTSGAASAAVVATGQHTELGRISTLLHEATDLQTPLTKALAVIGKYITLAILVVSAVLLGVGLWRGYEVSEAVVVALTLAVAAIPEGLPAIVTIALAIGVQRMAARRAVIRKLPAVETLGSTTVICSDKTGTLTRNEMTVKALWTSEGRYTLTGVGYAPQGELRRDDQPLEGPPTDDVCELLRAGALCNDAALQQRDGRWELTGDPTEGALLVAARKAGVNEEEKRSRHSRLDAIPFESENQFMATLHENGGDGRRILVKGAPEVVLRRCDLGDGLSPEAVLAEVEHMAARGMRVLAMAARNVPASHDGLRLEDVSGGLRLLGLEGMIDPPREEAIAAVKACHDAGITVKMITGDHLATAEAIGMQLGLQKPDTRGITGSQLAAMDDARLEEAAVRTNVFARVAPEHKLRLVRALQGKQHVVAMTGDGVNDAPALKQANIGVAMGITGTAVSKEAADIVLADDNFASIAAAVEEGRRVYDNLIKSLAFVLPTNLGLALILLVGVALFPIQQIDGALVPLMAMRPTQLLWINLVATVSLALPLAFEAREVDVMRRAPRNPDEPVLSHFVVMRTGLVALLMTAGAIGLFLWEYTHERPRAGHELALVEAQTMAVNTVISFQIFYMLMCRTLTGSLRKVGLFSNPTVFVGIGVLVLLQAAFMYVPFMQRVFGTAPLSPGAMGLSILVGAVVLPVVGLEKWLRQRGGHPPETPERREEKEPHPWNRERLRV; encoded by the coding sequence GGGTGCTCATCGCCTCGGCGGTGCTGGCCATCCTCCTGGGGAAGGTAACGGACGGGCTGGTGGTGGCGGCGGTGGTGGTGCTCAACACGATCATCGGCTTCATCCAGGAGTACCGCGCGGGCAAGGCCATCGAGGCGCTCAACCAGATGGTGCCGGAGAACACCACCGTGGTGCGCGAAGGCCGCAAGCTGTCGGTGCCCGCGGAGCAACTGGTGCCCGGCGACGTGGTGCAGGTGGCATCGGGAGACAAGGTGCCCGCGGACATGCGGCTGCTCTCCGCGCGCAACCTCTCCGTGGAGGAGGCCGCGCTCACCGGCGAGTCCGTGCCCGCGCGCAAGGACGTGACGCCCGTGGCCGAAGACACCGAATTGGGGGACCGCGCGAGCCTCGTCTTCGGCGGCACGCTGGTGACGTCCGGCGCGGCCAGCGCGGCGGTGGTGGCCACCGGCCAGCACACCGAGCTGGGCCGCATCTCCACGCTGCTCCACGAGGCCACGGACCTCCAGACGCCCCTGACGAAGGCGCTGGCCGTCATCGGCAAGTACATCACCCTCGCGATCCTGGTGGTTTCCGCGGTGCTGCTCGGTGTCGGCCTGTGGCGGGGCTACGAGGTGAGCGAGGCCGTCGTCGTGGCGCTGACGCTGGCGGTGGCGGCGATTCCCGAGGGGCTTCCCGCCATCGTCACCATCGCCCTGGCCATTGGCGTGCAGCGCATGGCGGCCCGGCGCGCCGTCATCCGCAAGCTGCCCGCGGTGGAGACGCTGGGCAGCACCACCGTCATCTGCTCGGACAAGACGGGCACCCTCACGCGCAACGAGATGACGGTGAAGGCGCTGTGGACGTCCGAGGGGCGCTATACCCTCACGGGCGTGGGTTACGCGCCCCAGGGCGAGCTGCGGCGGGACGACCAGCCCCTGGAGGGGCCTCCCACCGACGACGTGTGCGAGTTGCTGCGGGCCGGCGCGCTCTGCAACGACGCGGCGCTCCAGCAACGGGACGGCAGGTGGGAGCTGACGGGAGACCCCACCGAGGGCGCGCTGCTGGTGGCGGCGAGGAAGGCGGGCGTCAACGAGGAGGAGAAGCGCTCCCGGCACAGCCGCCTGGATGCCATCCCCTTCGAGTCGGAGAACCAGTTCATGGCCACCCTGCACGAGAACGGCGGCGACGGCCGGCGCATCCTCGTCAAGGGCGCGCCCGAGGTCGTCCTCCGCCGCTGCGACCTGGGCGACGGCCTCTCCCCCGAGGCCGTGCTCGCGGAGGTGGAGCACATGGCGGCACGGGGAATGCGGGTGCTGGCCATGGCGGCCCGGAACGTGCCCGCCTCGCACGATGGCCTGCGTCTGGAGGACGTCTCCGGGGGGCTGCGGCTCCTGGGCCTGGAGGGGATGATCGATCCGCCTCGCGAGGAGGCCATCGCCGCGGTGAAGGCGTGCCACGACGCCGGCATCACCGTGAAGATGATCACCGGCGACCACCTCGCGACGGCGGAGGCCATTGGCATGCAACTGGGATTGCAGAAGCCAGACACCCGGGGCATCACCGGATCGCAGCTCGCGGCCATGGATGACGCGCGGTTGGAAGAGGCGGCCGTGCGCACGAACGTCTTCGCGCGGGTGGCGCCCGAGCACAAGCTGCGGCTGGTGCGAGCGCTCCAGGGCAAGCAGCACGTGGTGGCCATGACGGGGGACGGGGTGAATGACGCACCCGCCCTCAAGCAGGCCAACATCGGCGTGGCCATGGGCATCACCGGCACGGCGGTGTCCAAGGAAGCGGCGGACATCGTGCTGGCGGACGACAACTTCGCCTCCATCGCCGCGGCGGTGGAGGAGGGACGGCGCGTCTACGACAACCTCATCAAGTCACTGGCCTTCGTGCTGCCCACCAACCTGGGCCTGGCGCTCATCCTGCTGGTCGGCGTGGCCCTCTTCCCCATCCAGCAGATCGACGGAGCACTGGTTCCGCTGATGGCCATGCGCCCCACGCAGTTGCTCTGGATCAACCTGGTGGCCACGGTGTCGCTCGCGCTGCCCCTGGCCTTCGAGGCGCGGGAGGTGGACGTGATGCGCAGAGCCCCCCGGAATCCAGATGAGCCGGTGCTCAGCCATTTCGTGGTGATGCGCACGGGCCTGGTGGCGCTGTTGATGACCGCGGGCGCCATCGGCCTCTTCCTGTGGGAATACACCCATGAACGGCCACGGGCGGGTCACGAGCTGGCATTGGTCGAGGCGCAGACGATGGCCGTCAACACCGTCATCAGCTTCCAGATCTTCTATATGCTGATGTGCCGCACGCTCACCGGATCGCTGAGGAAGGTGGGCCTGTTCAGCAACCCCACGGTGTTCGTGGGTATTGGCGTGTTGGTGCTGTTGCAGGCGGCCTTCATGTACGTGCCCTTCATGCAGCGGGTGTTCGGCACCGCGCCGCTGAGCCCGGGGGCCATGGGCCTGTCCATCCTCGTGGGGGCGGTGGTGCTGCCGGTGGTGGGGCTGGAGAAGTGGCTGCGCCAGCGAGGCGGCCACCCTCCGGAGACCCCGGAGCGGCGCGAGGAGAAAGAACCCCACCCCTGGAACCGCGAGCGCCTTCGGGTGTGA